Proteins encoded together in one Cicer arietinum cultivar CDC Frontier isolate Library 1 chromosome 4, Cicar.CDCFrontier_v2.0, whole genome shotgun sequence window:
- the LOC101494158 gene encoding aluminum-activated malate transporter 12-like isoform X1: protein MKVSMDETNNTITKRSSSQYWKSFYSFVDKVKRCPGLLRRTLWKVGKDDPRKVVHSLKVGLALTLVSLLYLMEPLYKGIGKNAVVAVMTVVVVMEFTVGGTLCKGLNRGFGTLLAGSLAFFIEYLADVPGQVFRAVFIGAAVFLLAGAAATYVRFIPYIKKNYDYGVMIFLLTFNLITVSSYRVDNVLSMAKDRISTICIGSGLCLVMSLLVFPNWSGEDLHKSTISKLEGLANSIEVSVMEYFYDSEKQANEDDSSEDLIYKCYEAVLDSKSKDETLALQANWEPRYSRSCHRIPWQQYAKIGAALRHFSYTVVALHGCLQSEIQTPRSIRDLYKDSCIKLAQQVSKVLRVMANSIKKKHQFSLEKLSNNLNEALQDLDNALKSQPQLLLGSMKGQSRTPITPKTPKTPNFYMFDEETRISLSSIKSDCCSPVGSKSKEGQGHKKVLRPQLSKSKTMSMITSLEFSEALPFAAFTSLLVEMVAKLDHVMDKVEELGRMSHFREFIDDDENIVVTCERQKMNTTENDLPSYAE from the exons ATGAAAGTTTCAATGGATGAAACCAACAATACTATTACTAAGAGAAGCTCAAGCCAATATTGGAAATCATTTTACAGTTTTGTTGATAAAGTGAAAAGATGTCCAGGTTTGTTGAGGAGGACACTTTGGAAAGTTGGCAAAGATGATCCAAGAAAAGTGGTTCATTCTTTGAAAGTTGGTCTTGCTTTGACACTTGTTTCTTTGTTGTATCTAATGGAGCCATTGTACAAAGGTATAGGAAAAAATGCTGTTGTGGCTGTCATGACTGTGGTTGTTGTCATGGAGTTTACTGTAG GGGGGACCTTATGCAAAGGACTAAATAGAGGATTTGGGACTTTGTTAGCAGGATCATTGGCATTTTTTATTGAGTATCTTGCAGATGTACCTGGTCAAGTTTTTCGAGCGGTTTTCATTGGTGCTGCAGTTTTTCTTTTAG cAGGAGCTGCAGCTACTTATGTGAGGTTCATTCCTTATATAAAGAAGAATTATGACTATGGTGTTATGATATTTCTCTTAACCTTCAATTTGATAACAGTATCAAGTTACCGTGTTGATAATGTCTTGAGCATGGCAAAAGATCGCATCTCTACCATATGCATAGGCTCTGGCCTTTGTCTTGTGATGAGCCTGTTGGTATTTCCAAACTGGTCAGGGGAAGATCTTCATAAATCCACCATATCAAAGCTTGAAGGCTTAGCCAACTCTATAGAAG TTTCTGTCAtggaatatttttatgattctgAAAAACAAGCAAATGAAGATGATTCATCTGAGGATCTCATTTACAAATGCTATGAAGCTGTTTTAGATTCTAAATCTAAGGATGAAACACTA GCATTACAAGCAAATTGGGAGCCAAGATACTCAAGAAGCTGTCACAGGATCCCATGGCAGCAATATGCAAAAATAGGAGCTGCTCTTCGCCATTTTAGCTACACTGTTGTAGCATTACATGGATGTCTTCAGTCTGAAATTCAG ACACCAAGGTCAATCCGTGATCTATACAAAGATTCTTGCATCAAACTTGCACAACAAGTATCAAAAGTACTAAGGGTAATGGCCAACAGCATAAAGAAAAAGCATCAATTTTCCCTTGAAAAACTCTCTAATAATCTCAATGAAGCCTTACAAGACCTTGACAATGCATTGAAATCGCAACCTCAACTTTTACTAGGCTCGATGAAAGGTCAAAGTCGAACCCCAATAACCCCGAAAACCCCTAAAACCCCCAACTTTTACATGTTTGATGAAGAAACTAGAATCTCATTATCAAGTATTAAAAGTGATTGTTGTTCCCCAGTTGGAAGTAAATCAAAAGAAGGACAAGGACACAAAAAGGTTTTGAGGCCACAACTTAGTAAAAGTAAGACTATGAGTATGATCACTAGCCTTGAGTTCTCAGAAGCACTACCTTTTGCAGCTTTCACTTCATTACTAGTGGAGATGGTAGCAAAACTAGATCATGTTATGGATAAAGTTGAAGAATTGGGCAGAATGTCTCACTTTAGAGAGTTCATAGATGatgatgaaaatattgttgtaaCTTGTGAGAGACAAAAAATGAATACAACTGAGAATGACTTGCCTTCATATGCAGAGTAG
- the LOC101494158 gene encoding aluminum-activated malate transporter 12-like isoform X2 — MKVSMDETNNTITKRSSSQYWKSFYSFVDKVKRCPGLLRRTLWKVGKDDPRKVVHSLKVGLALTLVSLLYLMEPLYKGIGKNAVVAVMTVVVVMEFTVGGTLCKGLNRGFGTLLAGSLAFFIEYLADVPGQVFRAVFIGAAVFLLGAAATYVRFIPYIKKNYDYGVMIFLLTFNLITVSSYRVDNVLSMAKDRISTICIGSGLCLVMSLLVFPNWSGEDLHKSTISKLEGLANSIEVSVMEYFYDSEKQANEDDSSEDLIYKCYEAVLDSKSKDETLALQANWEPRYSRSCHRIPWQQYAKIGAALRHFSYTVVALHGCLQSEIQTPRSIRDLYKDSCIKLAQQVSKVLRVMANSIKKKHQFSLEKLSNNLNEALQDLDNALKSQPQLLLGSMKGQSRTPITPKTPKTPNFYMFDEETRISLSSIKSDCCSPVGSKSKEGQGHKKVLRPQLSKSKTMSMITSLEFSEALPFAAFTSLLVEMVAKLDHVMDKVEELGRMSHFREFIDDDENIVVTCERQKMNTTENDLPSYAE, encoded by the exons ATGAAAGTTTCAATGGATGAAACCAACAATACTATTACTAAGAGAAGCTCAAGCCAATATTGGAAATCATTTTACAGTTTTGTTGATAAAGTGAAAAGATGTCCAGGTTTGTTGAGGAGGACACTTTGGAAAGTTGGCAAAGATGATCCAAGAAAAGTGGTTCATTCTTTGAAAGTTGGTCTTGCTTTGACACTTGTTTCTTTGTTGTATCTAATGGAGCCATTGTACAAAGGTATAGGAAAAAATGCTGTTGTGGCTGTCATGACTGTGGTTGTTGTCATGGAGTTTACTGTAG GGGGGACCTTATGCAAAGGACTAAATAGAGGATTTGGGACTTTGTTAGCAGGATCATTGGCATTTTTTATTGAGTATCTTGCAGATGTACCTGGTCAAGTTTTTCGAGCGGTTTTCATTGGTGCTGCAGTTTTTCTTTTAG GAGCTGCAGCTACTTATGTGAGGTTCATTCCTTATATAAAGAAGAATTATGACTATGGTGTTATGATATTTCTCTTAACCTTCAATTTGATAACAGTATCAAGTTACCGTGTTGATAATGTCTTGAGCATGGCAAAAGATCGCATCTCTACCATATGCATAGGCTCTGGCCTTTGTCTTGTGATGAGCCTGTTGGTATTTCCAAACTGGTCAGGGGAAGATCTTCATAAATCCACCATATCAAAGCTTGAAGGCTTAGCCAACTCTATAGAAG TTTCTGTCAtggaatatttttatgattctgAAAAACAAGCAAATGAAGATGATTCATCTGAGGATCTCATTTACAAATGCTATGAAGCTGTTTTAGATTCTAAATCTAAGGATGAAACACTA GCATTACAAGCAAATTGGGAGCCAAGATACTCAAGAAGCTGTCACAGGATCCCATGGCAGCAATATGCAAAAATAGGAGCTGCTCTTCGCCATTTTAGCTACACTGTTGTAGCATTACATGGATGTCTTCAGTCTGAAATTCAG ACACCAAGGTCAATCCGTGATCTATACAAAGATTCTTGCATCAAACTTGCACAACAAGTATCAAAAGTACTAAGGGTAATGGCCAACAGCATAAAGAAAAAGCATCAATTTTCCCTTGAAAAACTCTCTAATAATCTCAATGAAGCCTTACAAGACCTTGACAATGCATTGAAATCGCAACCTCAACTTTTACTAGGCTCGATGAAAGGTCAAAGTCGAACCCCAATAACCCCGAAAACCCCTAAAACCCCCAACTTTTACATGTTTGATGAAGAAACTAGAATCTCATTATCAAGTATTAAAAGTGATTGTTGTTCCCCAGTTGGAAGTAAATCAAAAGAAGGACAAGGACACAAAAAGGTTTTGAGGCCACAACTTAGTAAAAGTAAGACTATGAGTATGATCACTAGCCTTGAGTTCTCAGAAGCACTACCTTTTGCAGCTTTCACTTCATTACTAGTGGAGATGGTAGCAAAACTAGATCATGTTATGGATAAAGTTGAAGAATTGGGCAGAATGTCTCACTTTAGAGAGTTCATAGATGatgatgaaaatattgttgtaaCTTGTGAGAGACAAAAAATGAATACAACTGAGAATGACTTGCCTTCATATGCAGAGTAG
- the LOC101494465 gene encoding probable glutathione S-transferase — protein sequence MAEVKLLGFWSSPFVHRVIWALKLKGISYDYIEQDRHTKSQLLLQSNPIYKKVPVLIHKGKPISESLVILEYIEETWPQNPLLPKDCHDRALARFWIKFGEDSIGSITDIFLRPPKEEKERVSAIEKAQETIAIMEEKGIGDKKFFGGNNIGMVDIVYGCLSHWLEGLEEIVGMKLIEAKKFPKLHAWIQNFKQFPLIKENLPDYGKLLLHLQWRRQEYTI from the exons ATGGCAGAAGTGAAATTGCTAGGATTTTGGTCTAGTCCTTTTGTTCATAGAGTAATATGGGCTCTAAAATTAAAGGGCATAAGCTATGATTACATAGAACAAGACAGACATACCAAAAGTCAACTACTCCTTCAATCCAATCCTATTTACAAGAAAGTCCCTGTCCTTATTCACAAAGGCAAACCCATCTCAGAGTCTCTTgtaattcttgaatatattGAAGAAACTTGGCCACAAAATCCTTTGCTGCCAAAAGATTGCCATGATAGAGCCTTAGCTCGATTTTGGATTAAATTTGGAGAGGATTCG ATCGGTTCTATAACTGATATATTTCTCCGACCTcctaaagaagaaaaagaaagagttAGTGCAATAGAAAAAGCACAAGAAACTATAGCAATAATGGAAGAGAAAGGTATAGGGGACAAGAAGTTTTTTGGAGGGAACAATATTGGAATGGTGGACATAGTATATGGATGCCTTAGTCATTGGTTAGAAGGGTTGGAGGAAATTGTTGGAATGAAATTGATTGAGGCAAAGAAATTTCCTAAGTTGCATGCTTGGATTCAAAACTTTAAACAATTTCCTCTTATTAAAGAAAACCTTCCTGATTATGGCAAACTTTTGCTTCATCTTCAGTGGCGCAGGCAGGAATATACTATATAG
- the LOC101494784 gene encoding protein ASPARTIC PROTEASE IN GUARD CELL 2, with the protein MVLILLLLPLLLLTTITSTPTSSPSQNLSYPHFQHLNVKQTIAETKRKLKPFHTTKQPQENQKSNTDAESEKTESGSGKRKLKLLHRDEIHIFNISRDHRSRFNARMKRDAKRVAAVVRRIAGGVGYKTEEFGSDVVSGMEQGSGEYFVRIGVGSPPKNQYVVIDSGSDIIWVQCQPCTQCYRQSDPVFNPGDSSSYSGVSCGSTVCSRVENAGCHEGRCHYEVSYGDGSYTKGTLALETVTFGRTVIRNVAIGCGHRNQGMFVGAAGLLGLGGGPMSFVGQLGSQTGGAFSYCLVSRGIESSGSLEFGRESVPVGASWVSLIHNPRAPSFYYVGLSGLGVGGVRVPISEDVFRLNELGEGGVVMDTGTAVTRLPTAAYDAFRDAFIGQTTNLPRSSDVSIFDTCYDLYGFVSVRVPTISFYFLGGPILTLPARNFLIPVNDVGTFCFAFAPSPSGLSIIGNIQQEGIEISVDGVNGFVGFGPNIC; encoded by the coding sequence ATGGTCTTGATTTTGCTGCTTCTACCATTGCTCCTTCTAACCACCATAACTTCCACTCCAACCTCATCACCTTCACAAAACCTTTCATACCCTCATTTCCAACACCTCAACGTGAAACAAACCATTGCAGAAACAAAGAGAAAGCTGAAGCCTTTTCATACAACCAAACAACCCCAAGAAAACCAAAAATCCAACACTGATGCGGAGAGTGAAAAAACAGAATCAGGATCAGGGAAACGGAAACTCAAGCTTCTTCACCGAGATGAAATTCACATTTTTAACATTTCCCGTGACCATCGCAGCCGTTTCAATGCACGAATGAAAAGAGACGCCAAAAGGGTCGCCGCCGTTGTGCGCCGCATCGCCGGTGGCGTCGGGTACAAAACAGAGGAATTCGGGTCGGATGTGGTTTCGGGTATGGAACAAGGAAGTGGAGAGTATTTCGTTAGAATAGGAGTTGGAAGCCCACCAAAAAACCAATACGTTGTTATTGATTCGGGTAGTGACATTATTTGGGTCCAGTGTCAACCATGTACCCAATGTTACCGTCAATCCGACCCGGTTTTTAACCCGGGAGATTCTTCCTCTTATTCGGGTGTGTCTTGTGGCTCCACCGTCTGCAGCCGTGTGGAGAATGCAGGGTGTCATGAAGGGAGGTGCCATTATGAGGTTTCTTATGGGGACGGGTCCTATACTAAAGGGACACTTGCCCTTGAAACGGTTACATTCGGGAGAACTGTGATCCGAAACGTGGCTATTGGGTGTGGGCATAGAAACCAGGGTATGTTTGTTGGAGCTGCTGGGTTGTTGGGCCTTGGAGGTGGGCCTATGTCTTTTGTGGGCCAATTGGGTAGTCAAACCGGGGGTGCATTTAGTTATTGTTTAGTTAGTCGGGGCATCGAGTCATCCGGATCACTTGAATTTGGACGAGAATCGGTGCCCGTGGGTGCTTCATGGGTTTCCCTGATCCATAACCCACGGGCCCCGAGTTTTTACTATGTCGGGCTTTCGGGTCTTGGAGTTGGGGGAGTTAGAGTACCTATATCCGAGGATGTTTTTCGGTTAAATGAATTAGGTGAGGGTGGGGTGGTGATGGACACCGGAACTGCCGTGACGAGGCTGCCAACGGCGGCTTACGACGCTTTTCGAGATGCTTTTATTGGTCAAACCACAAACCTACCCCGGTCATCGGACGTATCCATTTTTGACACGTGTTATGATTTATACGGGTTTGTGTCGGTTCGGGTACCAACCATATCATTTTATTTCTTGGGTGGGCCTATATTGACCCTTCCAGCTAGGAACTTCTTAATTCCAGTTAATGATGTTGGAACTTTCTGCTTTGCATTTGCTCCTTCTCCTTCAGGACTTTCCATTATAGGGAACATCCAGCAAGAAGGGATTGAAATTTCAGTCGATGGAGTTAATGGGTTTGTAGGATTTGGACCCAATatatgttaa
- the LOC101495115 gene encoding helicase-like transcription factor CHR28 produces MLDNVDHVHHFIDSTWRLCSLLGGWVSGLISKPYRKVVGSAFDGSLSRLADERENYYLDSMDQQCIYISSSDDELEEIIDPGRVLPQWAASERNSASSSRRANNSNTGTSNAFDNSQAKLHNQFASSKNTVNHRIPQRGEPSYHAQNGNTSQHPTINSRISNTYGADYEKMSSQQALKRTLPSSFQSSATRALPPSSFAPNNRLSSLSSSQLHDAHRNRHHGVGPSTSSEKGYFRDNFSRGNDGDRFMHQNGGIRALPPSLMLGKAITPPFASSSESAYRSGAGDERASGNDERLIYEAALQDISQPLKEADLPAGLMSVSLMRHQKIALAWMLQRENRSLHCLGGILADDQGLGKTISTIALILMQRPLQSKWKTDDICNHKAEALNLDDDDDNGGIDVEKLKKDEESDDIKPVTEPSSSTRAPSRKRPAAGTLVVCPASVLRQWARELDEKVGDEKLSVLIFHGGSRTKDPIELAKFDVVLTTYSLVTNEVPKQPLVEDDDIDEKDGEMFGLSSEFSAGKKRKKLYNGSKKSKKGRKGIDSSSVDCGSGALAKVGWFRVILDEAQTIKNHRTQMARACCSLRAKRRWCLSGTPIQNTIDDLYSYFRFLKYDPYAVYKSFYHTIKVQISRNSIQGYKKLQAILRAIMLRRTKGTLLDGKPIITLPPKTINLNKVDFSFEERAFYKKLESDSRSQFKAYAAAGTVNQNYANILLMLLRLRQACDHPLLVKEYNSDPIGKDSVEMAKKLPREMLINLFNNLETTFAICCVCNDPPDDAVITMCGHVFCYQCISEHLTGDDNMCPAVHCKEQIGDDVVFSKATLRSCISDDLGGSSSGNSNLIDYSLVQNSDYSSSKIKAVLEVLQSNCKLETPSGLLNSSEGNRDSPHSDNSYVEDCDSDVRVIKHTRKFSAARTEGPMKAIIFSQWTSMLDLVETSVEQSGIKYRRLDGRMTLSARDKAVKDFNTDPEITVMLMSLKAGNLGLNMVAACHVILLDLWWNPTTEDQAIDRAHRIGQTRPVTVTRITIKDTVEDRILALQEEKRKMVASAFGEDHAGSSGTRLTVDDLKYLFMV; encoded by the exons ATGCTTGATAATGTGGATCATGTTCATCATTTCATCGACTCAACTTGGAGACTTTGTTCTCTTCTAGGTGGTTGGGTTTCTGGTCTAATTTCAAAACCTTACAGAAAAGTG GTTGGCTCAGCATTTGATGGTTCTCTTTCTAGGTTGGCCGACGaaagagaaaattattatttagatTCCATGGATCAGCAGTGTATATATATTAGTTCATCGGATGATGAGTTGGAGGAGATAATAGATCCGGGGAGGGTTCTCCCACAATGGGCTGCTTCTGAAAGGAATTCAG CTAGTTCTTCAAGGAGGGCAAATAATTCAAACACGGGTACTTCTAATGCTTTTGATAATTCACAAGCTAAGCTCCATAATCAATTTGCGTCCAGCAAGAATACAGTAAACCACAGAATACCACAGAGAGGCGAACCTTCTTATCATGCCCAGAATGGAAATACAAGTCAGCATCCGACAATAAATTCCCGAATTTCTAATACTTATGGTGCCGATTATGAGAAAATGTCATCTCAACAAGCTTTGAAGAGGACCCTTCCATCATCTTTTCAATCATCTGCAACAAGGGCTCTTCCACCTTCGTCATTTGCACCTAATAACAGATTAAGCAGCTTGAGCAGCAGTCAGCTTCATGATGCACATAGGAATCGTCACCATGGAGTAGGACCTAGCACGTCCAGTGAGAAGGGCTATTTTCGTGACAATTTTAGCAGAGGCAATGATGGAGATCGTTTCATGCATCAGAATGGTGGGATTAGGGCTCTTCCTCCATCTTTGATGCTCGGAAAGGCTATAACTCCACCATTTGCTAGTTCTAGTGAATCTGCATACCGTTCTGGAGCAGGTGATGAAAGGGCTTCTGGGAATGATGAGAGACTAATTTATGAAGCAGCATTACAG GATATCAGTCAACCATTAAAAGAAGCAGACTTACCTGCTGGCCTAATGTCTGTATCTCTTATGAGACATCAG AAAATTGCATTGGCTTGGATGCTTCAGAGGGAAAACAGGAGTTTGCATTGCTTGGGGGGGATTTTGGCTGATGATCAG GGCCTTGGAAAGACTATTTCAACAATTGCTCTCATCCTAATGCAAAGGCCATTGCAGTCAAAATGGAAAACAGATGATATATGCAACCATAAAGCTGAAGCCTTGAATTTGGATGACGATGATGATAATGGTGGTATTGATGTGGAAAAGCTTAAAAAGGACGAAGAATCTGACGATATAAAACCTGTTACTGAACCGAGTAGTTCAACACGGGCACCCAGTAGGAAAAGGCCAGCTGCTGGTACATTGGTTGTCTGCCCGGCAAGTGTTCTTCGGCAGTGGGCCAGAGAGCTTGATGAGAAAGTTGGAGATGAAAAGCtttctgttttaatttttcatggGGGCAGTAGGACTAAGGATCCTATTGAACTTGCAAAATTTGATGTGGTTCTCACAACTTACTCTCTGGTGACTAATGAAGTTCCAAAGCAACCGTTAGTTGAGGATGACGATATTGATGAAAAAGACGGGGAAATGTTTGGCTTATCCTCCGAGTTTTCGGCTGGTAAAAAACGAAAAAAGTTATATAACGGAAGCAAGAAGAGTAAAAAAGGTCGAAAGGGAATAGACAGTTCTTCTGTTGATTGTGGTTCAGGTGCTCTTGCAAAAGTAGGTTGGTTTAGGGTTATTCTAGATGAAGCCCAAACAATAAAGAATCATAGAACTCAGATGGCCAGAGCTTGCTGCAGCCTTAGGGCCAAAAGAAGGTGGTGCTTGTCTGGCACACCTATTCAGAATACCATCGATGATTTATATAGCTACTTTAGGTTCCTGAAGTATGATCCTTATGCTGTGTATAAATCATTCTACCATACAATAAAAGTCCAAATATCCAGAAATTCCATTCAAGGTTACAAAAAACTTCAAGCAATTCTGAGGGCCATAATGCTACGTCGCACAAAAG GAACTTTGCTTGATGGCAAGCCGATAATCACTTTACCTCCTAAAACAATTAATCTGAATAAGGTTGATTTCTCCTTTGAGGAGCGGGCCTTCTACAAGAAGTTGGAATCAGACTCACGTTCTCAGTTTAAG GCATATGCAGCTGCTGGCACAGTTAATCAAAACTATGCAAATATTCTTTTGATGCTTTTACGTCTCCGTCAGGCTTGTGATCACCCACTTCTTgttaaagaatataattctgATCCTATTGGCAAAGATTCTGTTGAAATGGCAAAAAAGCTTCCAAGGGAGATGCTGATCAATCTGTTTAATAATCTAGAAACAACTTTCGCTATATGTTGTGTATGCAAT GATCCACCTGATGACGCTGTTATTACGATGTGTGGCCATGTCTTCTGTTACCAATGCATATCAGAACATTTGACAGGTGATGATAATATGTGCCCCGCTGTTCATTGTAAAGAACAAATTGGGGATGATGTTGTTTTCTCCAAAGCAACTCTGAGGAGTTGCATCTCTGACGATCTTGGTGGCAGTAGTTCTGGAAATTCAAATCTTATTGATTATTCACTAGTACAGAACAGTGACTACAGCTCATCTAAAATAAAAGCTGTCCTTGAGGTTCTGCAGTCAAATTGTAAATTGGAGACTCCTTCTGGCTTACTGAATTCGTCTGAAGGCAATAGAGATTCACCGCATTCTGATAATTCATATGTTGAAGATTGTGATTCTGATGTCAGGGTTATAAAACACACAAGAAAATTTTCGGCGGCCAGAACTGAAGGACCGATGAAGGCTATAATTTTTTCCCAGTGGACTAGCATGTTGGACTTAGTTGAGACATCAGTGGAACAATCTGGTATAAAATACAGGAGACTTGATGGTCGGATGACACTGAGTGCGAGGGACAAAGCTGTTAAGGATTTCAATACTGATCCCGAG ATTACTGTTATGCTGATGTCACTAAAGGCAGGAAACCTTGGTTTGAATATGGTTGCTGCATGTCATGTTATTCTTTTGGATCTTTGGTGGAATCCAACTACTGAAGATCAAGCTATTGATCGAGCTCATAGAATTGGACAGACACGCCCTGTTACTGTGACGAGGATCACCATAAAAGATACCGTTGAAGATAGAATACTGGCTCTTCAG gaagaaaagagaaaaatggTGGCATCTGCTTTTGGTGAAGACCATGCTGGCAGTTCTGGAACTCGGCTTACAGTTGATGATCTGAAATATCTTTTCATGGTCTAG